The Quercus robur chromosome 3, dhQueRobu3.1, whole genome shotgun sequence DNA segment TCCTTAACGGTTTCGAAATTTGCCATATCTTCCTCTTTCAAGTGAAACCAGGCCTCAATACAATCCACTGATTTTGTGTAAATGAAGACAACTACATTCTTGAATGTGAATTTAGCTGCGCTAACTCATGCAGATTTTCCCCACCCAAAATCAACCTCATATAGAGGAAACTTTGTTAAGAGAGTTCAAGAACTATCACAGAGCACAAGAACAATCATAGAGCAATCAATGTGTAACGGCTAGTTTCTCGTCCAACGGCTAGGAAAGACTGTTAATGTACTTAAGCTAAACGGTGTCGTTCTATTTAAGCAGTGATGAGTTTTGTAATTGAGTCCAAATGCTGTCATTTTTACTAAGTTTGTTAGATAGTTTCTTAGCTTAATTAGGCTGTTACTTCTGTTAATTATCCCTGACTTTGCTCCAAACTTTACGGATCAATCCCAGGTTTTAAGGACAGTAAGTTAGGCAGTAGTAGTTAGCTTGGACTGTATATATAGATCATtgagtgtaatgaaaggtttATGAGAGTATTTTTCCATAAAGTTCCAAttctctctttgtctctctcaaaCTTCTTATCTctagttctctctttttctctctgagTGTTTACTATGAAACCTTGCTTACTCCATTGTTGTTGTAGCCTTTACAAGCTTAGTTCAAAGTTTTTTCATGGTATTAGAGCGCCTTCGATCCAAAGCTATACAAATTCAACAATGGCAGAAACTACTTCAACATCAACCTCTACAACTATGCCTTCAACCTCCACAACCATGCCTTCAACTTCTACATCCACTTCCATCAATCTCACTAATCAGCCTCTATTACTACTATCAAATATGTCAAATATGATGACAGTCAAACTTGACTCTTCCAATTACATTGTTTGGAAGCATCAGATTTCCATGGTATTGGAAACATACTCAATGTTTGAGCTTCTTGATGAAGTTCCACTCATTCCTGAGAAATTCCTCAAGGATCTCACTGGCATTGTTACTTTAGTGCTTAATCCAGATTATCTCATCTGGAAATCAAAGGAAAAGGCACTACTCACCTTTATTAGTTCTACCCTCACTCCTTCAGTTTTAGCTAAAACTGTTGGATGTTTATTTGCTCAAGAAGTTCGGAAGGTTCTTGAAAACAGATTTTCTTCAATTTCGAGGTCACATGTGATGAACCTCAAGGGagaactgcataatgtgaagAAAGGATCTAACTCTGTGGATGCATATCTGCAGAAAATTAAAGTGATAAGAGACAAGCTTATGGCAGTAGGTGTTCTCTTGGATGATGAAGAGCTACTTCATGTAGCAATTAAAGGTCTTCCAAAAGAATTCAGAGCATTCAGGTATGCAATCAGAACCAAAAGCACAAAATTAAGCTTTGATGAGTTAGCTACTCTATTGAATGCAGAAGAGGAGTCATTGAATGAAGGTATGGAGGTTAAAGACTCCACCTTTGCAATGACAGTAAATACCACACCAAGATTCAACAACACTGGTGGTTATAATAACTTAAATCAGTCTAATAATAGAGGAAGAGGGAACAATGCAAGAGGCAGAGGTAAAGGTCCATCATCTAATCAGTTCAATCAGTTTTCATAATCACAATCTCAAAGTTCTAATGGAAGATCAGAAAGGTCAATTTGTCAGATTTGTGGTAAATTAAATCATCTAGCTATTGACTGCTACCACATAATGGATTATGCCTACCAAGGCAAACATCCACCCACAAAGTTGGCTGCTATGGCTACTTCTTCCAACTCTATGATGACTCAGGAGCAACCATGGTTGGTAGACAGTGCAGCCATTGACCATGTCACCTCTAGCCTTAACTACTTAAGCTTTCCTAAGCCTTACACTAGCCAAGAGCACCTCACAGTGGGCAATGGACAGAATTTACCTATCACTTATATAGGTATCTCTAATCCCTTCTCCTAATTCTGCTATTCAGCTTAGAAATGTGTTAAAGAGTCCCTTTGATTGCTTCTAATCTTGCTTCAGTTCACAAAATATGCCATGATAATAATTGTTGGTGTTATTTTGATGAAAACACCTTGTCAATTCAGGTTTTGGCCATGACGACAATACTCTACAAGGGCAAGAGTGAAGTTGGTGTTTATCCCATCTATTCTCACAAGGCCACTAACCTTCTTCTTCCTAATTAATTGTGCAATTCTATCAAGTTGTCTTCTTCTAGCTGGCATCTATGGCACAGCAAGCTTAGCCATCCTAATGCTCAAGTTCTTAGGCTTTTGTTACAAAATAATGGTTTGTCTTTTAATAATAGTGCTAATTTTGTCAACTCATGTATTCACTGTCTTCATAGCAAAATGCATAGCCTACCATTTCCTAGTTCAAGATTTGTAGTAACTTCTCCTTTTGAACTTGTACATACTGATTTGTGGGGTCTAGCACCTCTTGATTCAATAAATGGTTACAAATATTATGTCATTTTTGTTGATCATTTCGCTTTTTTTACGTGGCTATACTTACTCATAACAAATCAGAAGTTTATTCTAAATTTGTTATGTTCCATGCTATGGTTAAAACACAATTCTTTACAACCATTAAAACTCTTAGATCAGATGGAGGAGGTGAGTATACTTCTAAGTCCTTTGAGTCTTTTCTATCTTCAAATGGGATTCATCATCAGATTTCTTGTCCTTATACACCTCAACAGAATGGTTTGGTAGAAAGAAAACATAGGCACTTGATTGAGACTACTATTACCTTTCTTTCTCAAGCTTCTTTACCTTCCACATACTGGTCCTTTGTTGTTCAATCTACTATGACACTAATCAATCTCCTTCCAACTGCTACTTTAGGTTTTTTATCTCCTTGGTACAAACTTTATGGCCAAAATCCTGATATCACTTGCCTCAAGATTTTTTGCTGTTCTTATTATCCTTTCCTCAGACCATACACTAAACACAAGCTAGATCACAGGACCACAGAATGTCTCTTCTTAGGCTATTCCACGGTGTCTAAAGGTTACATATGTCTTGATTTACTCTCTAATAAATTGTATACCTACAGGCATGTGTTGTTCAATAAAACCAAGTTCCCTTTTTATTCTGCTACTTCTTCTGTTTCAACTCCTAACCCACCTAATCCTGATACTTGGCTATCCAAACTATTGTATTTACACTCTTCCAATCAACCCTCTATCCTAGGTCCTTATTCTAGTCACATTGTTACTTCCTCAATTTCAGCTCCATCTGCTTCTATCCCTAGTCACATACTATCTGCATCTGTTTCTAGTCCTACTCCACTTGCTCCTATTGATAGTTCCATCTCTATTCCTTATTCTACCTCACCATCCATGTTTGTTCCTACTCCTCCTCTAGATCCTTCACCACCTCTTCCACCTGTCTTAGCTCATTCCTCTCAACTTGACTCATTTTCTTCTGTCCTTGTTCCTGTTAATACCCATCCTATGACCACCAGATCAAAGAATGgtattttaaatccaaaactGTGATATAAGGCAGTGGTTGATTACACTTATACTGAACCTCCATCATACAAGATTGCCTCTAAGTTTCCTCAATGGGTTAAGGCCATGGATAAGGAGTTTTCAGCCTTGCAAAGGCAACACACTTGGTCTCTTGTTCCTGCAACACCTGGAATCAATTTGGTAGGGTGTAAATGGGTTTATAAGCTGAAATTACATAGTGATGGCTCCATTGCTCATTATAAAGCAAGGCTGGTGGCCAAGGGATTTCATCAACAGGCTGGTATAGACTATACTGAGACATTTAGTCTAGTTGTTAAACCAACAACAGTGAGGCTTATTCTTTCTATAGCAGTGAGCTTTCATTGGTCTCTCAGGCAACTAGATGTTTCCAGTGCCTTCCTCCATGGCTTTCTAAAAGAGGAGGTTTATATGTAGCAACCTCCAGGGTATGTCAATCATCAATTTCCTAACCATGTATGTAGATTGCACAAATCCTTATATGGCATAAAACAAGCCCCAAGGGCTTGGTTTGACAAATTCACTTCTCAGCTTCTACATCTTGGTTTTGAGGCTTCTCCGGCTGATTCCTCACTGTTTGTATTTCATTCTTATCAAACCATCATCTACCTTcttttatatgttgatgatatcatcaTCACTAGAAATTCCACGTCTCAAGTTGATCATCTTGTCACTACTCTCAGCACTGCTTTTGAATTGAAGGATTTGAGAGCTCTCTCTTATTTCTTAGGCATTCAAATCTTACCCACTAGGTTTGGCCTCACTTTGTTTCAATCCAAATATGCATCTAACGTTCTCCATAGATTCAAGATGGAGAATTCCAAGCCCATTAAAACTCCAAGTTGCCCCAACACACATCTCACTCCTCTTAATGGGTCTGGTTTGCCTGATCCTTCTGAGTACAGGAGTATGGTAGGTGCCCTTCAATACTTAACCTTCACATGCCCAGATTTAGCCTTTAGTGTACTCCAGCTATGCCAGTTTATGCAACATCCTACCACTTCTCATTTGGAGGCAGCTAAGTGTGTTCTTCGCTATGTGAGAGGGACCTTGCATTTTGGCATTCATCTTGCACCTGGCCCCCTTACTTTCTCTGCTTTCTTTAACACAGACTGGGCCGGAGACCCAACAAATTGTAAATCCACTACAGGGCCGTTAGTCTTCCTTGGTTCAAGCCCAATTTCTTGGTCTTCAAAGAAGCAGCCCACTATCTCATGCTCTTCCACAGAGACTAAATTTCGAGCCTTGGCTTCCACAGCTGTAGAGTTGGCTTGGCTTCGCACTGTCTTTAGAGAGCTCAGATTGTTTTTACCTCACATTCCTATTCTCTAGTGTGACAATAACTCTGCTATTGCTTTGGCTTCTAATCCTGTTTTCcattccaaaaccaaacacatTGAAGTGGATTATCACCATGTGAGGGGTTGTGTGCTTCATCATGTTTTGGGCATCAAATTCATCTCTAGCCGTGAtaattttgttgatattttcaCCAAGCCGTTGCCTGGCCCTCATTTATTGCTTCTTCGTGGCAAACTCTTGGCTGATTCCTCCTCgtgtttgaggggggatgtcaAGAGAGTTCAAGAACTATCACAGTGCACAAGAACAATCACAGAGCAATCAAGGCGTAACGGCTAGTTTCTCATCCAATGGCTAGGAAAGACTTTTAATGTACTTAAGCTAAACTGTGTCGTTCTATTTAAGCATTGATGAGTTTTGTAATTGAGTCCAAATGTTGTCATTTTTACTGAGTTTGTTAGATAGTTTCTTAGCTTAATAAGGTCGTTACTTCTGTTAATTATCCCTGATTTTGCTCCAAACTTTATGGATCAATCCCGGGTTTTAAGGATAGTTAGTTAGGCAGTTGTAATTAGCTTGGACTGTATATATAGATCATTGAGTGTAATAAAAAGTTTATGCAAGTTTTTTTCCATAAAGTCCCAATTCTCTCTTcgtctctctcaaaattcttatctctagttctctctttttctctctgaatgttTACTATGAAACCTCGCTTACTCCATTGTTGTAGCCTTTACAAGcttagttcaaatttttttcagcACATGCTAGTGAAGGAAAGCTTAAGCTCCTCCACTTTTACGAATCTAGAGTTCTCATTGGCATATTTTAAGTACACATTACCAGTTGGAGCATTTTAACAAAATCCTCGTTGATTTTCTTAATGGCTTCTCTCATTGGTTTCAATGTCCCTGGATGGTATTGACATAACATATCGGCTAATATTACCAAAGTACTCATATGGAAGAGGGGGCTCTGTCTTGGTATGCAAGTTCACAGCATGAAGAGTGCTATATATCTTATCTGGGTCTAGTTTTAGTTGAGTAAAAGCCATGAAGCGGCTCCATATGAAAGTTGATAAGGTCTCAATGCGACTCGAACGTGGGTATTCAATGGTCTTTTCGTTAGAGCTAtatttctctttgatttttgctaTAAAAGATGCATCAAAGACAAGCCTTGTGGTCACAATTTTATCCTTGGTGATCCCAAGATTTGAATTGAAGTCGGATAACTCTTGTGGTGGAAATAGTGTGATAGAATCCATTGGAGGACTCACTATGTTGCCATCACCTTAAGCAATAGCAGACCAACTATTGAGAAACAAGATGAAAGATGATGAGCCtagaaaaatcattaaggtcGTCCATTAATATGGACAACCTTGCATCATTAGTAGGCCATCAAAGATAACCACTCAACACATTCAATAAGGACCATCAAAGGTCTTAAACTCTCATCAAGACAAAGAATGTTACAATCATGGTAATAATCACCCTAATTTATGTACAATAActacctaagtcacctataaaagggacaatCTATCTCACTAGCTAAGGTATGTCAAAAACTACTACAAAACACTATTTATATACGAAAGATATGGATTGATATTAACTTAAGCATCAGAGGCTCCCCCACAGGGCACAACCCAGTGGTCTTTTCGATCTTTCTCTCCTTTATCTTGCAAGTCCTACAAGATCGTTTAATGCTCTGGATTGAACGAGTGACCTAATTgacgattttggcatcatcaaaaGATAAGGCATCTACAATTCTGTGGGACATGAGTACACCAATCGCAAGCCCACCACAGTTAAAGAAGGCGACTTGGATTGTTGTGGGTAATTTATTGACTTCGTCCAATTCAAATGGCAGAAACTTATTGAGCTCAGAAGGGGTTGGACTCTCAAGAAACTCAGAAAGACTGCACCTAACCTTGGGTTCCACATAGTTGACGCCCTCATCGTTGCAATCTATATAAAGATTTTCCTTAACCCGTCCCGCTAGCATGTGGAATTGGGTTAAAGCATCCGCTAAGGATTTCTTAATCCGGTCACTTTGTTCTACATTGTGGAGATTAGCATCCCTGTGATTTGGGTAGTAAAAAACCAGAGGCATGGAAACTAGAGGTTAAAGCTGATCAAGGAAGGAAAGCTAGTAGTGGTGGAGATGTTGAGGGGTTGGAGATAAGGGTTTAACGGTCTCTTCTGAGATAACTTGGACTTCAAGCTTCATTGCTTACCGCTCAAAGCAATCAATGAGGTTTAGTGGTTAATCTAATACTGAAAACGGTTGTGAGCTTATGAAGATTGAATGGAAAACCAGAGTCGCCATTAGAGTTATATAGAGTGCAGTTGAGAGTTGAGAAGACTTAAAAGAATTAGTTGCTATGAAATTCTATTATATGGGGCGAACACATGATTGTAAGCACGTAATTGGTGCAAGTTGTTTCATTTTACTTTGTTAATCCCAAGGTATGTAGAacaaggaaaattattgaatattccGAGAGTattataaatgcgtactcctcTTGTCACAAGAATTGTGGATcttaccataaatttaattagtgggacccacaatTATCTCAGAAGAAGGAATATGTATTTATAGTGTTCGGTTCTAaaactttaggaactaatgtattagaactccaatttgtatatgttggcaaaccatgatcaaaacatttagtttAGGTTTACACTTGCTCAAAGTTTGGTTTAATGTAAGTTTGGAATCTTGTAATTGCaggaaattactattcaatttctgcaaggctcaatcgatcgagaatCGTGGATCAGGAAATTTCTGTAGAATTCTCAAaccagcccaagcccatatgatgtGCAGGGTTAAGTGTTtcactccaagtataaaaggaaaaaccctagctatgttttagaagtctttgttaagttgtgtgttgaatcttttgtgagatctaaaaggtgtttaccttcaaacacacacatagagctatcaagatcaagatttaCATCAAAAACTTGATGGTTGTTTCAGTTGCTGCTTAAAGAACTTTCAATAagatctaaaacctttgagtggagtctcaagatcacaagtaggagaacttgtagTTGCTGTAGATCAAGGAAAGATACAgtctgtggactcggagctgtcacgtggtcgtggtagcaAGTTTTTTACATGAGGTAGCAAATTTTctacatgaggtagcaataggatattGGTGGTttaagtcttattgtacaaactttaattttttcatagtggatctgtttttaCTTTGaagataactaggttaaatccttcccaggttttttaccggtttggttttcctgagtcatCAGATTTACATCAAGAACTTGATGGTTGTTTCAGTTGCtgcttaaaaaaatttcaataagatctaaaacctttgagtggagtctcaagatcacaagtaggagaacttgtagTTGTTGCAAATCAAGGAAAGACACAGTCTGTGGACTTGGAGTTGTTACGTGGTCATGGTAACAAGTTTTctacatgaggtagcaataggatattGGTgatctaagtcttattgtacaaactttaattctttcatagtggatctgtttttactttgaagatagctaggttaaatcctacccaggttttttaccggtttggttttcctgagtcatCAGATCTGTGTGTTCTTTACTTTCCgcattatatttgttttacacATATTTATTTAACCTATATTTAATTAACAAACTTGTTAATCAACTTggtttaatattattattattattttttttttagagagttttaacctatggcgtctactcctgataatagctctttattaaacatattgtgttaaggggtctaaaacaTAACATATAGTACTCCTTAGTATTCTACAATTACTCGTTGAACTAGACTATTGCTAAACAGTTCATAAGTTTTCTGGTTTAATTAAACAACGGCTTGGGGAatgatttgttttataaaaaagtcAATTAATAATTTAGCGCCCGTAAATTAAGATTCTGGGAGATTTTTTAGTGATGTTTACGTGTTACAGACTGTAACTTCATTGTCTAAAACAATTATTTAAGCTATTAAAGACTTCAAATGCTACGAAAACTGAGAAAAA contains these protein-coding regions:
- the LOC126719742 gene encoding LOW QUALITY PROTEIN: stemmadenine O-acetyltransferase-like (The sequence of the model RefSeq protein was modified relative to this genomic sequence to represent the inferred CDS: substituted 2 bases at 2 genomic stop codons) codes for the protein MKLEVQVISEETVKPLSPTPQHLHHYXLSFLDQLXPLVSMPLVFYYPNHRDANLHNVEQSDRIKKSLADALTQFHMLAGRVKENLYIDCNDEGVNYVEPKVRCSLSEFLESPTPSELNKFLPFELDEVNKLPTTIQVAFFNCGGLAIGVLMSHRIVDALSFVLFLNSWSAIA